The genomic DNA GGACGCGcgagtcatttttcaaaataaaacatgcttcaCACTCTGccggaaataaaaaaaaaaaataagacgcTTTCATTCATTCCAAACGAGCCACGGCCCGGTACCGGCAGCTGTCCGTCTCACCTGATGACGGTGACGAACTGCGTCATGGTGAGCTCGTGGGGAACCAGGAACTTGGTCTTGTCCAGCGGAGGCAGGAACTTCTCCCGCTCGTAGCGCTCGATGATGACCTGCGGGGCGGACAGGAGCTCAGAGGGGGGCACACAGCGGCCCGCGGCCCCGGGCACCGACCCCCACACTTACCGGCACCTTGTTGGGGAACTTAGACCGGATCCCCGCCACCTCCTGCCTGCGTGTAGCTGCGCACAAACGACAGAAGAGCGGTGAGTTTCTGCGGCTCTGCGCCACTTTTCCTGCGTTTTTGCGACATTTACCGAAAGTCTTGCGCTGCTTGAAGCGTTTGTTGTTCAGCTGGCTTCTGTCGAATGGAGGCATCCTGTCGGTGTGTCCGTCTGTCGATCCGTCCTCAGATCTTTGCGCCGTGCGGAGGTTAAATAGCGGCTGTGGCGCATCAGCTGATTAGCACATGTCCACGGTCACGGCGTGGATCATCCGCGGATTTAATCAGGGAGCTCCGATTATTCTGATTCCCAGATAGATCCAAGTTTCCTCCACAGGAGTTGGAGACGAAGTTAGTTAAACAGgaagcataaaataaataaaatagaataaaataaaatctgtcctCAGGCTTTATTCAGCCGGATCCTGAAAGATTCTGATGTCTGTCAGTCCTCAGAACCTCCCAGAACCTTTATCTCCGCTAACTTTATTCATggtcagagttctaccttcatactgggaatatttccagagttccaggtccttgggGTCCATAGACATCTCCTGGAGAATGTTCTAGAGTAAACCTActgtagaactttctccaggagaCGTTCTCCttttctgcttccagtctttaagtttagtctcacttagaacattccaggtcatTGAAGTCCATCCAGATTTActactttttaatggactttttccatcatttctgagcctcagaccttcttcagtccagcagatacaTGGATGGCAAAACTACCCCAAAGACTGAAATTCggcacaaaaaaatgagcaaaatcaccacaaaaacagccaaaatcaccactaaaacagccaaaatcaccacaaagagacacaaaatcaccagaaaaagaccccaaatcaccacaaaaacacaaagtcaccCCAAAACagccaaatcaccacaaaaggacCCAAAAGTATCCTTAAAGGTTcaaattttccaccaaaattagcacaatgtgacaaaatggtcacaaaaaacatacaaaatctcTCCAGGAAGGGTCAAAATTTCacactttcattttttccataatttcTGAGCctctgataaaaactgacaccagatcagtttaaatccatctaGGAGTCACAGTCTGGACACTGAAtctgaaagaacaaaaaaaattctcaaaccTTGGTCTAAATTAGtttaaattgaactgaaatacagaaaaagtgttaaaaaccGCCTGGAAAATCTTTCCAAAACGACCCCAAAGTGctcagaatttattttaaaaaatacctcaAAGTTTCACAGtgattcaaaaattaaaaataaat from Amphiprion ocellaris isolate individual 3 ecotype Okinawa chromosome 4, ASM2253959v1, whole genome shotgun sequence includes the following:
- the map1lc3c gene encoding microtubule-associated proteins 1A/1B light chain 3C isoform X2, with amino-acid sequence MPPFDRSQLNNKRFKQRKTFATRRQEVAGIRSKFPNKVPVIIERYEREKFLPPLDKTKFLVPHELTMTQFVTVIRKRMALLPSQAFYLLINNSGLPSMSLTMAQVYKDHQDEDGFLYMTYASQEMFGQRAAAAPRSVTVC